A section of the Hemibagrus wyckioides isolate EC202008001 linkage group LG04, SWU_Hwy_1.0, whole genome shotgun sequence genome encodes:
- the snrpa gene encoding U1 small nuclear ribonucleoprotein A has product MTTQELRLNHTIYINNLNEKIKKDELKKSLYAIFSQFGQILDILVSRTLKMRGQAFVIFKEVNSASNALRSMQGFPFYDKPMRIQYAKQDSDIIAKMKGTYVERDRKKEKKKPKTTESGGSKKAAAAGMAGVPAAMPGMPPMSQAPRMMAMPGQPPYMPPPGMMPPPGMGPGQMPPGAMPPGQMMPGQMPGQMPQQVSENPPNHILFLTNLPEETNELMLSMLFNQFPGFKEVRLVPGRHDIAFVEFDNEVQAGAAREALQGFKITQTNAMKISFAKK; this is encoded by the exons ATGACGACCCAGGAGCTGCGACTAAACCACACCATTTACATCAACAACCTGAATGAAAAAATCAAAAAAGATG AACTGAAGAAGTCTCTGTACGCCATCTTCTCACAGTTTGGCCAGATCTTAGATATCCTTGTGTCCCGGACGCTTAAAATGAGAGGACAGGCTTTTGTAATCTTCAAAGAGGTCAACAGCGCCTCTAATGCTCTGAGGTCCATGCAGGGCTTTCCTTTCTATGATAAACCCATG CGCATTCAGTATGCCAAGCAAGACTCGGACATTATTGCCAAGATGAAGGGTACATATGTGGAGCGGGATCgcaagaaggagaagaagaagcctaAAACTACTGAATCCGGAGGATCAAAGAAGGCGGCTGCTGCTGGCATGGCTGGAGTTCCTGCTGCTATGCCT GGAATGCCTCCTATGAGTCAGGCTCCACGTATGATGGCAATGCCAGGTCAGCCTCCATACATGCCGCCTCCTGGAATGATGCCACCACCAGGTATGGGCCCTGGACAGATGCCACCAGGTGCCATGCCTCCGGGTCAGATGATGCCTGGACAAATGCCAGGACAGATGCCTCAGCAg GTCTCAGAGAACCCACCTAATCACATCCTGTTCCTCACCAACCTGCCGGAGGAGACCAACGAGCTCATGCTGTCCATGCTGTTTAATCA GTTCCCAGGGTTCAAAGAGGTGCGTCTCGTTCCGGGTCGACACGACATCGCCTTTGTGGAGTTTGATAATGAAGTGCAGGCCGGTGCAGCCAGGGAAGCATTACAGGGCTTCAAGATCACGCAGACCAACGCAATGAAGATCTCATTTGCCAAGAAATAA